In Leptolyngbya sp. NIES-2104, the genomic window GACCGGATGTAGAGGAAGATCTGTATAAAGGACGAGCAGAAATTGGAATTACTTATGCACCTGTGGGGTCAGATCTCAAAGCTTGGGAGATTATGCGCGATGAGTTTGTCGTCCTATTCCCGCCTGGATTTCAGCGTTCTGAGCCGACTTTAGACTGGAAGGAATTAACCTTGCATCCGTTGATTATGGCTCCAGAAAATGATGGGTGTGATGCGATGGTGTATGCTCATTGCGCGAACTATGGCATTACGCTACATGCGACTTATCAAGTGCGATCGGATGCCACGATCGTGAGTATGGTTTCAAAAGGGTTAGGGGCGGCAGTCAGCCCTCGATTAGCGGCAGAACCGATTCCAGCAGGCGTGAAAGTTTATAGTTTGCCAGTTCCATTGTTTCGAGTGATCAACATTGCGGTTGTTTCGGATGCGTTGTTGCCGCCAGCGGCGTTTGCATTTTTGGAACTGGTGAAGAAGGCAATGCGGAGTGATTAAGAGGGGATTGAAACGCATAGGAAGCCTTTTCGCTCCGATTCTGCCTCGCCCTGAAATGAACGAAAGCATTTCAACATCCTCTGAAACGTGTTGAATCGATCGAGGATTTTGCAGTACCGTTTCGATGGTGCTTGATGCTGGACTCATGAAACGATCGCTGTCTCGACAACTAAAATTTAGCTTTGGTTTTACGCTTTTACTCTTGCTGCTAAATGCGATCGCGTCTTATCGAAATATTCTCAAACTGGCAGAAAATGAACAAGCGGTCAGCCGAAGCAATCAAGCGATCGCGAATCTTGAAGCCACTCTCTCTACATTGAAAGATGCGGAGACTGGACAGCGTGGGTATCTTTTAACCGGACAAGAGCGATATTTAGAACCTTACAAAAGTGCGATCGCGTTAATCAATCAGCGGGTGCAAGCTTTAGAACAATCTGGAACTTTAGAACCGTCTCGAATTCAGAAGCTAGAACAATCGATCGCGAGGAAACTTGCAGAGTTAGATCAAACCATTCAAGTAAGAAGAACTCAGGGCTTGAATGCGGCTCTACAGATTGTGCAGCTTGATCGGGGTAAGCAAATCATGGATGAGATTCGAGAGCAAATTAGCGCGATCGAAGCTGAGAAATATCAACAACTCCAACAGCGAAGAAACGAATCACAACGAAGTTTAAATGCAACTTTGCTGACGTTTACCTTAGTCACAGGGACAAGTCTTGTTTTACTTGCTCTAGTGGCATCAGGATTCAAACGCTATGAGATCGAGCAGGATCAAGCAGAACAAACTTTACGAGAACGCGAAGGAAGACTTCAGCTATTTGTGAAATATGCGCCTGTGAGTTTAGCAATGTTCGATCGAGAACTGCACTATATTGCCGTGAGCCAGCGATGGATCGATGAATATCACTTAGAGTCGATCGAGTCCGTGTTGGGAAAGACACACTACGAACTGTTTCCGAATCTACCAGAACGTTGGAAATCAGCGCATCAAAAAGGACTGACCGGAGAAAGTGTGAAGTGTGATATCGATCAACATGTGCTACCCGATGGCACAGAACAATTTCTACGTTGGGAAGTGCAGCCTTGGCGGGATGCGGCAGGAACTGTCAGCGGCATTCTGATTTCTGTTGAAGATATCACTGCTCAGGAACAGATTGAAGCAGAATTGCGCGAAAGTGAGGAGCAGTTTAGAGCGACTTTCAATCAAGCAGCGGTTGGAATTGCTCATGTCTCTCCCACAGGCGCTTGGTTACGAACGAATCAAAAGCTGTGTGAAATCGTGGGTTATCCGTGCAGCGAACTACGGCATCTGACCTTTCAAGACATCACACACCCGGATGATTTAGACCTTGACTTAAAGTACGTGCGACAAATGCTGGCGGGCGAGATTCAGACGTATTCGATGGAAAAACGCTATATT contains:
- a CDS encoding PAS domain S-box protein, which encodes MVLDAGLMKRSLSRQLKFSFGFTLLLLLLNAIASYRNILKLAENEQAVSRSNQAIANLEATLSTLKDAETGQRGYLLTGQERYLEPYKSAIALINQRVQALEQSGTLEPSRIQKLEQSIARKLAELDQTIQVRRTQGLNAALQIVQLDRGKQIMDEIREQISAIEAEKYQQLQQRRNESQRSLNATLLTFTLVTGTSLVLLALVASGFKRYEIEQDQAEQTLREREGRLQLFVKYAPVSLAMFDRELHYIAVSQRWIDEYHLESIESVLGKTHYELFPNLPERWKSAHQKGLTGESVKCDIDQHVLPDGTEQFLRWEVQPWRDAAGTVSGILISVEDITAQEQIEAELRESEEQFRATFNQAAVGIAHVSPTGAWLRTNQKLCEIVGYPCSELRHLTFQDITHPDDLDLDLKYVRQMLAGEIQTYSMEKRYIRKDRSMIWINLTVALVRESDGSPKYFISVVEDISDRKKVEFELQHLNESLEQRIEQRTEQLTEINQELEAFTYTVSHDLRAPLRIMQGFSQALEEDYGDQLDEVATSYIQSISESAVQMDDLIHDLLSYSRLSRTQIELRSTDLHEAIATALQQLDALISEKQAVIEVPASLPAVIAHRSTLIQVIVNLIGNGIKFVEPEVQPIVKIFAQIEKNSVRLSFEDNGIGIADKYHDRIFGVFERLHGIEAFPGTAIGLAIVRKGIDRMGGKVGLESQLDHGSRFWISLPVATHNESNHDSASHSAY
- a CDS encoding LysR family transcriptional regulator, which gives rise to MSLDRLSQLKLSHLRIFAAVVECGSFSEAALRLQLSQSAVSYAIGVLETELGVVLLSRGRYGAHPTPVGEQIVDRACQILHLIDDMAKQANLAKGLEGGHLRISSFRSAATHILPDVLAEFCRRYPAIAITLTEHDDRPDVEEDLYKGRAEIGITYAPVGSDLKAWEIMRDEFVVLFPPGFQRSEPTLDWKELTLHPLIMAPENDGCDAMVYAHCANYGITLHATYQVRSDATIVSMVSKGLGAAVSPRLAAEPIPAGVKVYSLPVPLFRVINIAVVSDALLPPAAFAFLELVKKAMRSD